A DNA window from Streptomyces sp. CA-278952 contains the following coding sequences:
- a CDS encoding LysR family transcriptional regulator, translated as MDLDLRKLRYFVAVADRLHFGRAADGLHIAQPVLSRQIRALEKDLGAALFTRDRHGVELTDAGRQLLADAGPLLASAHALRRRVSEAAGGRRLMVGFRAGIPITPAARAFEGRHPDVIVDVQRIEGDDQAVMLLDGRIDVAFVRLPIDETGLRLTPLYTEPRVAVLPAGHRFAGKAEVTETDLAGELLLWDGDVNSQPTKRPFANAGYPVRGVDETLEHVAAGRGISFLARSASVFYSHPDIAYVPIPDLAPDHVHLAVAATHTSPVVDDFIAAAHSAAEVTAECGNYEMWQLGGDALTRHA; from the coding sequence ATGGATCTCGATCTGCGAAAACTGCGGTACTTCGTCGCCGTCGCCGACCGGCTCCACTTCGGCCGCGCCGCCGACGGACTCCACATCGCGCAGCCGGTGCTCAGCCGACAGATCCGCGCACTCGAGAAGGATCTCGGCGCGGCACTGTTCACCCGGGACCGCCACGGCGTCGAACTGACCGACGCGGGCCGGCAACTGCTGGCCGACGCCGGCCCGTTGCTCGCCTCCGCCCACGCGCTGCGCCGCCGTGTGTCCGAGGCCGCCGGCGGCCGGCGGCTCATGGTCGGCTTCCGCGCCGGCATTCCCATCACCCCGGCGGCCCGCGCGTTCGAGGGCAGGCACCCCGACGTGATCGTCGATGTGCAGCGGATCGAGGGCGACGACCAGGCCGTGATGCTGCTCGACGGGCGCATCGACGTAGCCTTCGTGCGCCTGCCCATCGACGAAACCGGCCTGCGCCTGACGCCCTTGTACACCGAGCCGCGGGTGGCGGTGCTGCCGGCCGGGCATCGCTTCGCCGGTAAGGCGGAGGTCACCGAGACCGACCTGGCCGGTGAGCTGCTGCTGTGGGACGGTGACGTGAACTCGCAGCCCACCAAGCGCCCGTTCGCCAACGCCGGATACCCGGTGCGCGGGGTCGACGAAACCCTCGAACATGTGGCGGCCGGACGCGGCATCTCCTTCCTGGCCCGGTCGGCGTCCGTCTTCTACTCGCATCCCGACATCGCCTACGTGCCCATCCCGGACCTGGCACCCGACCACGTGCACCTCGCGGTAGCGGCAACGCACACCTCACCGGTCGTCGACGACTTCATCGCCGCGGCTCACTCGGCGGCCGAGGTCACGGCAGAATGCGGCAACTACGAAATGTGGCAGCTCGGGGGCGACGCCCTCACACGGCACGCGTAA